The following are from one region of the Elusimicrobiota bacterium genome:
- a CDS encoding transposase: MDTDEQGPDHSTLSRFRDHLGVERFKNIFNKIVEIARSKNLVSDKLHIVDSTHIQAKVNLFKLKKEHGKCEPDDYVDKHTPDKDANPVADVLCCGQLQADYYFAL, from the coding sequence TTGGATACCGACGAACAGGGTCCCGACCACTCAACATTATCAAGATTTCGTGACCATCTTGGAGTTGAACGGTTCAAAAACATTTTCAATAAAATAGTAGAAATCGCCCGCTCAAAAAATTTGGTATCCGACAAACTTCACATAGTTGATTCAACGCACATTCAGGCGAAAGTGAATCTTTTCAAGTTGAAGAAAGAGCACGGGAAATGCGAACCAGACGATTATGTTGATAAACACACGCCCGACAAAGATGCAAATCCAGTCGCTGATGTCCTGTGTTGTGGTCAACTGCAAGCGGATTATTACTTTGCTTTATGA